Genomic DNA from Rhodothermales bacterium:
GCAGGAATCCGGGCTGCGAACCGACCGTCCGCCACCTCCGGGGTGAGTGAAATGGCGTCGCCGGCGCCACGCGGGGCGAGGGCGAGCGCGACCGCATCGGCGTTCTGCGTGATCACGCGGATATATATGGTGTCGGCAGCCGTGAAGGAGCGGGTCAGCTCCGTGAATGCCGGATCGCTGGAGGTTTCCAGGTCGGCGTGGATGCGTTGTGCGACGGCCTCCGCGGGCGCCAGTAACAGGGCGACCAGCAGCAGGCTCAGTACGGTAGACAGGCGCATGGCTGATAGTAGAATTAGGTTGAACTCTCAGCGCCCGAGGGGAGAGGCGTTGGCCGGCCGGAATTGTTGGGGCCGGTCGACTTGCTTACACGGAAGGTAGGGAGGTACCCCCAAGCCTTGCCCCATCCCGCGCGCGCCACGTAATTGTGGGGATCCACACCCCTGACTGCCATGCGCCGCTTCCTCCCTCTCGTCCTCCTCGCTTCGGTAACCTTCGCCGCGACCGCGCAGCAGCGCGCCATGACGTTCATGGACGTGCAGGAGCTGAAGCGCGCTGGCTCGTTCACGCCGTCACCGGATGGCGCCTGGATGTTGTACACGTTGTCCACCCCGAACTGGAAGGAGGACGAGCGACAAACTGACGTCCACCTGGTCTCGATGGCCGAGGGCGTGCAGTCGGATCGGCAGCTCACCTTCACGACCGAGCACGACGAAACCTCCCCCGGCTGGACACCAGACGGCACCGGCGTGCTATTCCTGTCCGACCGCGAAGACTCCGGTCGACAGCTCTTCCTGCTTCGCCTTGCGGGTGGTGAGGGACAGCGATTCACTGAGGTCGAGGGCGGCGTGTCCGACTACGCCTTCAGCCCGGACGGTATGTGGCTCGCCTTCCGCGCGGGGGAAGCCGAATCGCGGCAGATCCATGTGCTGCCGACGGCCGGCTTGACCACAGAAGAGCCCATCGCCCTTACGGACGGAGAGGCCCCCGCCGGCAGCTGGGAGTGGGCCCCCTCGTCTGACCGCATCTATTTCATCCGGGATGACGAGGTCGACGATGCTGACCGCAAACGCCGGAAAATGGGGTTCACGGTCGACGTCCGGAATCAGGTGACACCCGCATCCAGCCTGTGGTCCGTGGATCTGTCCGGCAGTGCCACCCACCTGGCCGGCCGGAATGGCGAGTATAGCGTGGAAGGCTTCACGCTCTCTGATGACGGGGCCTGGATTGGCATTCGGGGCGGCTCGCTTGAGCGCTACGAACGCAATATCACAGGTCAGTTTCTGTACGCCGACGCGTGGCTGATGGAGGTTGCCACGGGCAACGTGGAGCGCCTCACCGACAACTTCGAGGTGTCCGAGAGCGGGCTGATGTTCTCCCCGGACGGCCGCTGGGTGGCCTTCAGCGCACCCGATGACCTGACGCGCTACACCATGACCGAAAACCGGCTGTACGTGCGTGAAGTGGGCGATGCGGGAGGCGCGTTCCGCAAGCTCGGAAGCGACTTCGACAACAGCGTGCGCGGCGGATTCTGGTCAGAAGACGGATCGACAATGTACTTCACGGCGGGTGTCAAGGTGACGAACCAGCTGCACGCCATCGACATCGCGACTGGCCGCGTGCAGCAGGTCACCAACGTGCGGGGATCGCTCTTCACCTCGCGGGATGAAGACTCGGGGCGGCTGATGCTGAACTACGCCGACCCGGAGACTCCCTCGGGGCCGTTCACGGTCGCGTCCCTGGACGACATCACGAACCAGGACACCTGGATTCAGCTCGTGGAACCCAACCCGCAGCTGGACCACATCGCCCGGGGACACATGGTGGAAGTGGAGTGGACCTCATCGGACGGCAAGACGGTGGGCGGCGTGCTCACGTATCCGGTGGGCTACCAGGAGGGCACGCGGTATCCGCTCGTGGTCGACATTCATGGCGGCCCTGCCTCGGCGGACCTGCTCCGGTTCGACAACAACGCCAACGTGTACGCCGGTGCTGGATATGTGCATTTCCAGCCGAACTATCGCGGTTCTCGGAACTACGGCAATGCCCATCGCACGGACATCGTGGGGGACTACTTCACGATGGGGTACGAGGACATCATGTCAGGTGTGGACCACCTGATCGATGAGGGGATTGTCGATGGGGACCGCATGGGTGCGTTCGGGTGGAGTGCTGGAGGTCACTGGTCCAACTGGATTCTAACGCAGACGGACCGGTTCAAGGCCATCTCATCGGGGGCCGGCACCATGAACTGGATTTCGATGTACGCCCAGAGTGATGTGCAGCGGAACCGGCGGTTCTACATCGGGGACGATTTCCTGTACGAGAACTTTGAACCGTACTGGGATCAGAGCCCGCTCAAGTACATCGCCAATGCGAAGACGCCGACCATGGTACACGTGGTCGAGGGTGACCCGCGCGTGCCGAGCCCACAGTCGGTGGAGCTGCACATGGCGCTGAAGAAGCTCGGTGTGCCGACGGAGCTCTTCATGTATCCCGGCCGCAGCCACGGCATTCCGGACGCACGTAATCGACTGGTGAAGTCGGTGAGCGAGATGGCCTGGATGGACTACTACGTGCGCGGGATCGGCGAGAAGTTCGAGTGGGAGATGGTGCTGGAGACGCTGGAGGAGGAGGCCGGCGCGGAAGAGGAGGTGGAGCCGGAGCCTGCTACGTCTGGGTCTTAGGGACGGCCTGTCAGCGGTACACGTATTTTCGGGGGCCGACCCTGATGATGACGATCGACACCACGTCGTCATCTACGGTGTAGAGGATTCGGTAGCGTCCCTGCCGAACCCGCCAGGCCTGATGCCCGACAAGTTTCCTGCATCCGGGCGGTCTCGGGTCGTGGGCCAGCGCCTGTATGCGTCGCATGACGAGCGCCCGGTCATGCTTGGTTGGCAGGGCACGAATCTCCCGGGCCGCCTTGGCCGTGATCTCGATCCTGTAGACGCGACGCTCGGCCACTAGATCTCGCCGGCTGACCTCATCTGCTCCAGCAGGGCTTCGTATGGGATCGTCGGCTCGCTGACGCGATCCCGGAGCGCAGCCAGATCCTCGGCGTCCTCGCGCAGGTACTCGCGCAGGGCTTCGTCGACGAGGTCCGAAACGGAGCGCTGAGTTTCGACGGCTTTCAGTCGGAGTACACGGTGTACTTCCGGATCGAAATAGACTGTGACTCTCTTGTCTTTGGACATGACGTCATAACGTTGTAACGTCAATGCGAACGAACGGGTCCGTTGACCGGTTCCGTCGGGCTCACACGGCTCGCGAGCGGTGACAACAGGTCGGGGCCTCTTCGCTGGCTAGTTCGCCAGCACCCCCACCAGCGCATTCCGCAGATTCGCCCGCCGTCCGGCCAGCAGATTCCAGCTGTTGATCACCGCGACCGTGTCGTAGTCGGGCAGCACCAGCAGGTACTGGTCTCCAAAGCCCTGCCCCGCCCAGACTTCAACTCCGCCGGGATCGGGGCGCCACCACTGGTAGCCGTACCCGGGACTCTCGACGTGCTTTGAGGTAGCCTCCTGGACCCAGCCTTCCGGCAGCAAACGTTGCCCCTCCCAGACCCCGTCGCGCAGATACAGCATGCCGATTTTCGCGAGGTCGATGGCCTCCAAATAGAGCCCACCGAGCGCGTCCGGAAGCCCGGCCGGCGTGATCTTCCAGTGGTAGTCCTCAATGCCCAGCGGCCCGAACAGGTGCTCCTCCGCATAGGCGTCCATGCGCTGGCCAGTGGCCTGCTGCACGATGGCCGCCATCAGGTGACTGCCGCCTGAATTGTAAACCCACTTCTCCCCCGGAGCCGCGTCCATCGGCTGCGCCAGCGTGAAGCGCACCCAGTCATCCGCCCGCTCCAGAGCGATGGTCGTATTGGTCATGTCCATCGGGCGATCTGTTTCGTGCCACTCGATACCGGTGCGCATGGTGAGCAGGTCCTCGAGCGTGGCGTCCTGCAGGCGGGGATCGAGGCCGGTCAGGTCGTACGCCGTGAGGTAGGCGAGCAGCGGTTCATCCACTGAGCCGATCGCACCATTGTGCATGGCCGTGGCCAGCACCGTGGCCGCGACGGACTTGGTCACGGACTGCAGCGTGTGCACGTCCGTGCCCTGATGAAACGGATGCCAGTCCGGATGCAGGTAGTTGAACTGGTGGTCCCAGGACGGGTCCTGGCACCCATATCCACAGCCGATGGCGTTCTCGCGGCCCGCACTGATCGCTTCGAAGTCCTGCGGGTACGTGGCATTGAAGACCAACAGGCCGTTTCGCATTACCACCACGCGGTTGACGAAGCCGAAGTCTCCCGCTTTGATGCGGAGGTCCAGGGTTTCGAGGGCGATGGGGTCCAGCCCTTCCGAAGCGGGCGTGCCGGCCGGCCAGGGCTGGGAGATGGCGGGGGCAGCCGCCGCGAGGAGCGCGGCCAGAAGGAGGCAGATTCGCATGGCGTGGCTGAGGGCCTATCGCACAATCGTCACAGGTCGTGTCTCGACGCGGTGGTTCAGTTGCACCCGCACAAAGTACAGTCCCGGGGTGAGGCCGGAGGTTGATAGCCTTTGCGTGTCCCCGATGCCCGTGCGAACCAGCCGGCCGGTGACGTCGAAAAGGTGCACCTCCGCCGATTCCGGCAACTGGATGTGAAGAGCCTCGCCAGCGGCGACCGGGTTGGGAAAGAGCTCGAGGCCGCGGGCATGCTCAGGAGAGGGCTCTACCGAGACCACGGCGCCATACCCGTAGGTGGTCACGCGGGTCAGCTGCCACACCGAACCCGTCCACGATCCCGACTTTTGTTCGATCAGCAAGCCCTCGCCATCGTAGGTCCAGTTGACGCGTGACGTCGTGCCCCACCCGCCCGACTGCCATCGCTGGACTTCCTGTCTATCCTGGCCCCACAGGCCATATGTGTTGACAATCCGACTGACGTTCAACCAATCCGAATCCACACGAGACTGCGTGACGGAGCCCAGCCATTGCCCGTCAGCGTCGCGCGTCGTCAGCTGCCGCCGGGTGGGCACCCACGTTCCGTCGGTCCAGTCGTGCCAGATGTGTTCCGACTCAGTGACCCCGGTGCCCGTTTCGTTGAAGGTTTCCCATCGCCGGTTTTGCCACGCTCCGTCCGCCCAGTCCTGGCGAAGCCAGGTCAGCTGTTGTCCTGAGTCGTTGTACTCACGGACCTCCCTGCGAACGGGGTCCCAGCCGGCGTTCCAGGTCAACCAGAGGTACTCCCGCGTATTGGCGGCATA
This window encodes:
- a CDS encoding type II toxin-antitoxin system RelE/ParE family toxin — protein: MAERRVYRIEITAKAAREIRALPTKHDRALVMRRIQALAHDPRPPGCRKLVGHQAWRVRQGRYRILYTVDDDVVSIVIIRVGPRKYVYR
- a CDS encoding T9SS type A sorting domain-containing protein — translated: MKVRRLIPRLLGIALLLFSARLSSAQYTERIDDSYTDGVLSSRSRTTLQGDASNGSRVATFYDWVDNDWWPVNRNHSHFGDDGLIAATVHTYWTGSEWKITRRYSYEYDAEGRRVSQTAESWNGTAYDKLYRELSAYDAEGRPIEYAREYWIDGGWQFGVCPFCRHHLPSSRSTVAYAANTREYLWLTWNAGWDPVRREVREYNDSGQQLTWLRQDWADGAWQNRRWETFNETGTGVTESEHIWHDWTDGTWVPTRRQLTTRDADGQWLGSVTQSRVDSDWLNVSRIVNTYGLWGQDRQEVQRWQSGGWGTTSRVNWTYDGEGLLIEQKSGSWTGSVWQLTRVTTYGYGAVVSVEPSPEHARGLELFPNPVAAGEALHIQLPESAEVHLFDVTGRLVRTGIGDTQRLSTSGLTPGLYFVRVQLNHRVETRPVTIVR
- a CDS encoding S9 family peptidase; translated protein: MRRFLPLVLLASVTFAATAQQRAMTFMDVQELKRAGSFTPSPDGAWMLYTLSTPNWKEDERQTDVHLVSMAEGVQSDRQLTFTTEHDETSPGWTPDGTGVLFLSDREDSGRQLFLLRLAGGEGQRFTEVEGGVSDYAFSPDGMWLAFRAGEAESRQIHVLPTAGLTTEEPIALTDGEAPAGSWEWAPSSDRIYFIRDDEVDDADRKRRKMGFTVDVRNQVTPASSLWSVDLSGSATHLAGRNGEYSVEGFTLSDDGAWIGIRGGSLERYERNITGQFLYADAWLMEVATGNVERLTDNFEVSESGLMFSPDGRWVAFSAPDDLTRYTMTENRLYVREVGDAGGAFRKLGSDFDNSVRGGFWSEDGSTMYFTAGVKVTNQLHAIDIATGRVQQVTNVRGSLFTSRDEDSGRLMLNYADPETPSGPFTVASLDDITNQDTWIQLVEPNPQLDHIARGHMVEVEWTSSDGKTVGGVLTYPVGYQEGTRYPLVVDIHGGPASADLLRFDNNANVYAGAGYVHFQPNYRGSRNYGNAHRTDIVGDYFTMGYEDIMSGVDHLIDEGIVDGDRMGAFGWSAGGHWSNWILTQTDRFKAISSGAGTMNWISMYAQSDVQRNRRFYIGDDFLYENFEPYWDQSPLKYIANAKTPTMVHVVEGDPRVPSPQSVELHMALKKLGVPTELFMYPGRSHGIPDARNRLVKSVSEMAWMDYYVRGIGEKFEWEMVLETLEEEAGAEEEVEPEPATSGS
- a CDS encoding serine hydrolase; translated protein: MRICLLLAALLAAAAPAISQPWPAGTPASEGLDPIALETLDLRIKAGDFGFVNRVVVMRNGLLVFNATYPQDFEAISAGRENAIGCGYGCQDPSWDHQFNYLHPDWHPFHQGTDVHTLQSVTKSVAATVLATAMHNGAIGSVDEPLLAYLTAYDLTGLDPRLQDATLEDLLTMRTGIEWHETDRPMDMTNTTIALERADDWVRFTLAQPMDAAPGEKWVYNSGGSHLMAAIVQQATGQRMDAYAEEHLFGPLGIEDYHWKITPAGLPDALGGLYLEAIDLAKIGMLYLRDGVWEGQRLLPEGWVQEATSKHVESPGYGYQWWRPDPGGVEVWAGQGFGDQYLLVLPDYDTVAVINSWNLLAGRRANLRNALVGVLAN